From Zingiber officinale cultivar Zhangliang chromosome 5B, Zo_v1.1, whole genome shotgun sequence, the proteins below share one genomic window:
- the LOC121986556 gene encoding pentatricopeptide repeat-containing protein At2g41080-like, producing MYLKLGRVPAARAVFDTMACRNVMSFNILIDSLIHNGDINAARKLFDEMPERNLATWNAMIVGLAHFELDEEGLECFLRSRREGLRLDEFGLGSTLRCCTGLKDASSGRQIHAFVVINGFGQDMCVGSSLAHMYMRSGHLEEGERVLKGLPFLNVVSCNTVIVGRTQNGDPEGAFHHFILMKNVRLLPDHVTFVSIISACSDLAALARGNKCMHKSSMLELVQSPR from the coding sequence ATGTACCTCAAACTTGGCCGGGTCCCCGCCGCCCGCGCCGTGTTTGACACAATGGCGTGCCGAAATGTCATGTCCTTCAACATCCTCATCGACAGCCTCATCCATAACGGGGACATCAACGCTGCCCGCAAGCTGTTCGATGAAATGCCAGAGAGGAACCTCGCCACCTGGAACGCCATGATTGTCGGGCTGGCTCACTTCGAGCTCGACGAGGAGGGACTCGAGTGCTTCCTGAGGTCGAGGAGGGAGGGCCTACGTCTCGATGAGTTTGGTTTGGGGAGCACCTTGCGATGCTGCACCGGATTGAAGGATGCAAGTTCTGGTCGCCAAATCCATGCCTTCGTGGTTATCAATGGGTTTGGGCAGGACATGTGTGTTGGGAGCTCTCTAGCTCACATGTACATGAGAAGTGGTCATCTTGAAGAAGGAGAAAGGGTTCTGAAAGGATTGCCTTTCCTCAATGTGGTCTCTTGCAATACTGTGATTGTAGGAAGAACACAAAATGGGGACCCTGAAGGGGCCTTCCACCATTTCATCCTCATGAAGAATGTCAGATTGTTGCCAGACCATGTAACCTTTGTTAGCATCATCAGTGCATGCTCTGACTTAGCTGCCTTAGCAAGGGGCAACAAGTGCATGCACAAGTCATCCATGTTGGAGTTGGTTCAGTCACCCCGGTGA
- the LOC121986555 gene encoding uncharacterized protein LOC121986555 yields MDEGDKDVNTGGFCSHGVKDDDDRRSESSSFYGDSNDILSSMSSDLADDATYSSPNSSSLPSFDMSSLSVSLEAKIPVKRGLSRFYEGKSKSFRCLSEVRCIEDLAKQETPSGKRLKASGEYGFDSTQNRCNEPIFNGRTISKKTTSKGSSVLWQARRNRNGGLPSSTKNAQPASAREPAVLKMDNTFAITD; encoded by the exons ATGGACGAAGGTGATAAGGATGTTAATACCGGCGGTTTCTGCTCGCACGGAGTCAAGGATGACGATGATCGGAGGAGCGAGTCTTCTTCGTTTTACGGCGATTCCAACGACATCCTGTCGTCGATGTCGTCGGATCTCGCAGACGACGCGACCTACTCGTCTCCGAACTCATCGTCGCTGCCTTCTTTTGACATGTCGTCGCTGTCGGTGTCGCTCGAGGCTAAGATCCCGGTCAA AAGAGGGCTGTCCAGGTTTTACGAGGGGAAATCAAAATCTTTCAGATGTCTGTCTGAGGTTCGATGCATTGAAGATCTTGCAAAACAGGAGACTCCCAGCGGAAAGAGGTTGAAGGCATCTGGAGAGTATGGGTTCGATTCGACGCAAAACCGGTGCAACGAACCAATATTCAATGGCAGGACAATATCGAAGAAGACGACATCGAAGGGTTCATCTGTCTTGTGGCAAGCGAGGAGGAACAGAAATGGTGGTTTACCAAGCAGCACTAAAAATGCTCAGCCTGCCTCTGCACGAGAACCTGCAGTACTGAAGATGGACAATACGTTTGCAATAACAGATTAG